A section of the Portunus trituberculatus isolate SZX2019 chromosome 20, ASM1759143v1, whole genome shotgun sequence genome encodes:
- the LOC123506495 gene encoding uncharacterized protein LOC123506495, with translation MWRRRQQGSAIYVVLRMAVALLAIGVLLVLLAGRPTDNRMTNGGGAPSVLLWTMMRSGSRMTQYLLTAQPCSFPAEEPLRRYLRKKDLNASVSVLQDLLDCRFSDRSDNLTGWVNESYMSDPAVWRLCHAFPRVCWDGRLVDALCKASCLRLVRVVNEGLALALSVLQDSSSNTHIVHLVRDPRGMLSSRRELQYGKFVMFYQQKKTDFFRNSEIDVNVLCQRYHHDLAVATHLNRHYPDRRFPRVACVGLNRRRNRVHRTARLVVLVLITTLLPAMVAVSNHPSADGDTMGDSVGAPAVSAMDDDAFRFADVTELAHRTALFLPIGRDAVPSRKAGSQRFRQPAARPVCLPGVGTPRLPEGMDERITRERRTYQESVPGLPQAYAGTGGLSMPCSGCPASGWSGWYTLVRYEDIARQPHRETRRLYSFMGLEYTPLVASVVSKQTLGFYHTEGKDHPFATSKNSSSSVFAWRSRLSYSEVERVQQECGDVLRAYGYRHFSRRQYEKEAASPLLPLPAGWATPLPANRGDN, from the exons atgtggcggcggcggcagcagggaAGTGCCATCTACGTCGTTTTGAGGATGGCGGTGGCCCTGCTGGCCATCGgagtgctgctggtgctattgGCTGGACGCCCTACTGATAACAGAATGACCAACGGTGGTGGTGCTCCCTCGGTGCTGCTGTGGACAATGATGCGGTCAGGTTCAAGAATGACGCAGTACCTGCTCACTGCCCAGCCCTGCTCTTTCCCCGCGGAAGAGCCGCTGCGACGCTACCTCAGGAAAAAGGATTTGAATGCTTCCGTCAGCGTGTTACAGGATCTTCTTGACTGCCGATTTTCTGACCGCTCAGATAACCTGACGGGGTGGGTCAATGAATCATACATGAGTGACCCCGCTGTTTGGAGGCTGTGCCATGCCTTCCCCAGGGTGTGCTGGGACGGGAGGCTCGTCGATGCCTTGTGCAAGGCGTCCTGTCTCAGGCTAGTGCGGGTGGTGAACGAGGGACTTGCCCTGGCCTTGAGTGTCCTGCAAGACAgctcctccaacacacacatcgTTCACTTGGTGCGAGACCCGCGGGGCATGCTCTCCTCCAGGCGAGAACTTCAGTACGGAAAATTTGTGATGTTCTATcaacaaaaaaagacagattTCTTTCGTAATAGCGAGATAGACGTGAACGTTCTATGCCAACGCTACCATCATGACCTGGCCGTGGCAACGCACCTGAACCGTCACTACCCTGACAG GAGATTCCCTCGAGTGGCCTGCGTCGGGCTGAACAGAAGGCGGAACAGGGTCCACCGCACAGCCAGACTGGTGGTCTTAGTGTTGATCACCACACTGCTGCCGGCGATGGTGGCAGTGTCTAATCATCCTTCGGCTGACGGAGACACCATGGGCGACAGTGTGGGCGCCCCAGCGGTGAGTGCTATGGACGATGATGCGTTCAGGTTCGCAGATGTCACAGAGCTTGCTCACAGAACAGCCTTGTTCCTTCCTATCGGAAGAGACGCTGTGCCATCTAGAAAAGCAGGATCTCAACGCTTCCGTCAGCCTGCTGCAAGACCTGTTTGCTTGCCGGGTGTCGGCACACCCAGACTACCTGAAGGAATGGATGAACGGATCACACGTGAACGACGCACGTATCAAGAATCTGTGCCAGGCCTTCCCCAGGCATATGCTGGGACGGGAGGCTTGTCGATGCCTTGTTCAGGGTGTCCAGCCTCAGGCTGGAGCGGGTG GTACACGCTGGTGCGGTACGAGGACATCGCGCGCCAGCCCCACAGGGAGACACGCCGCCTCTACTCCTTCATGGGCCTGGAGTACACGCCCCTCGTGGCCTCGGTGGTCAGCAAACAGACCCTGGGCTTCTACCACACGGAAGGGAAAGACCATCCCTTCGCCACCTCCAAAAACTCCAGCAGCAGCGTGTTCGCGTGGCGGAGCCGCCTCTCCTACAGCGAGGTGGAGAGAGTCCAGCAGGAGTGTGGGGACGTGCTGCGTGCCTACGGCTACAGACACTTCTCGCGCCGCCAGTACGAGAAGGAAGCAGCTTCGCCTCTGCTGCCTCTCCCGGCGGGCTGGGCCACGCCCCTCCCTGCCAACAGAGGAGACAActga
- the LOC123506606 gene encoding carbohydrate sulfotransferase 4-like isoform X2: protein MNGRRKRVLRTARLVVLVLIATLLAAMVAVSDRPSPNGSTIGADVGAPAVVLWTMMRSGSQMSQSLLTAQPCSFLTEEPLRHLEKQDLNASVSLLQDLFACRVSAHPDYLKEWMNGSHINDARVKNLCQAFPRLCWDGRLVDALCKASCLKLVRVVAEGLALALSVLQDSSFNTHIVHLVRDPRGMLSSRRDLQEGRFNRFFMMSNATFFRNDEMELSVLCQRYRHDLAVATHMARHYCDRYTLVRYEDIARQPHRETRRLYSFMGLEYTPLVASVVSKQTLGFYHTEGKDHPFATSKNSSSIVFAWRSRLSYSEVERVQQECGDVLRAYGYRHFTRRQYEKEVASPLLPLPAGWANPIPANREDT, encoded by the exons ATGAACGGAAGGCGGAAGAGGGTCCTCCGCACAGCCAGACTAGTAGTCTTGGTGTTGATCGCTACTCTGCTGGCGGCGATGGTAGCTGTGTCTGATCGTCCGTCTCCTAACGGAAGCACCATTGGGGCGGATGTGGGCGCCCCAGCGGTGGTGCTATGGACGATGATGCGTTCAGGCTCGCAGATGTCACAGAGCTTGCTCACAGCCCAGCCTTGTTCCTTCCTGACGGAGGAGCCGCTGCGCCATCTAGAAAAGCAGGACCTCAACGCTTCCGTCAGCCTGCTGCAAGACCTGTTTGCTTGCCGGGTGTCGGCACACCCAGACTACCTGAAGGAATGGATGAACGGATCGCACATAAACGACGCACGTGTCAAGAATCTGTGCCAGGCCTTCCCCAGGCTGTGCTGGGACGGGAGGCTTGTCGATGCCTTGTGCAAGGCGTCCTGTCTCAAgctggtgcgggtggtggccgaGGGACTTGCCCTGGCCTTGAGTGTCCTGCAAGACAGctccttcaacacacacatcGTTCACTTGGTGCGAGACCCACGAGGCATGCTCTCTTCCAGGCGAGACCTTCAGGAGGGAAGGTTCAACAGATTTTTCATGATGTCTAATGCAACATTCTTTCGTAATGACGAGATGGAATTGAGTGTTCTATGCCAACGCTACAGACACGACCTGGCAGTGGCGACACACATGGCCCGCCACTACTGTGACAG GTACACGCTGGTGCGGTATGAGGACATCGCGCGCCAGCCCCACAGGGAGACACGCCGCCTCTACTCCTTCATGGGCCTGGAGTACACGCCCCTCGTGGCCTCGGTGGTCAGCAAACAGACCCTGGGCTTCTACCACACGGAAGGGAAAGACCATCCCTTCGCCACCTCCAAAAACTCTAGCAGCATCGTGTTCGCGTGGCGGAGCCGCCTCTCCTACAGCGAGGTGGAGAGAGTCCAGCAGGAGTGTGGGGACGTGCTGCGTGCCTACGGCTACAGACACTTCACGCGCCGCCAGTACGAGAAGGAGGTAGCCTCGCCCCTGCTGCCTCTTCCGGCGGGCTGGGCCAACCCCATCCCTGCCAACAGAGAAGACACCTGA
- the LOC123506537 gene encoding E3 ubiquitin-protein ligase arih1-like — translation MDSDEEYIYDCDSGNESSGDDVGLEFEIEGEGESGSSRYRETTEDYPYEVLSTEDITRHMIDCIKEVNSVVNIPVTTTRILLNHFKWDKEKLMERFYDGDQEKLFSEAHVVSPFKTPSKSQRVTVKTSNGMEECEICFLNMPSAMMTGIECGHRFCTNCWTEYLTTKIIDEGMGQTISCAAHSCSILVDDHTVMRLIVDPKVKLKYQHLITKSFVECNRLLRWCPYPDCNYAIKVQYPDVRPVMCKCRNVFCFNCGENWHDPVKCHLLRHWIKKCDDDSETSNWIAANTKECPKCKVTIEKDGGCNHMVCKNQSCKADFCWVCLGPWEPHGSSWYSCNRYDEDEAKQARDAQEKSRAALQRYLFYCNRYMNHMQSLKFEHKLYASVKEKMEEMQQHNMSWIEVQFLKKAVDILCECRQTLMFTYVFAYYLRKNNQSVIFEDNQKDVESATETLSEYLERDITQENLADIKQKVQDKYRYCDQRRRKLLEHVHEGYEKDWWEYSEP, via the exons ATGGATTCGGACGAGGAGTATATTTACGACTGTGACAGCGGGAACGAGTCGAGTGGGGATGACGTGGGCCTGGAATTTGAgatagaaggggaaggggagtctGGCAGCAGCAGGTACAGAGAGACCACTGAAGATTATCCTTATGAAGTCCTTTCTACCGAAGATATCACCAGACACATGATAGACTGCATCAAGGAGGTCAACAGCGTGGTCAAT ATTCCTGTAACAACGACAAGAATATTGCTAAATCACTTCAAATGGGACAAAGAAAAGTTAATGGAGAGATTTTATGACGGTGACCAGGAAAAGCTGTTCTCGGAGGCTCATGTTGTCAGCCCCTTCAAGACGCCGAGTAAATCGCAGCGG GTTACAGTCAAGACAAGTAATGGAATGGAGGAGTGTGAGATCTGCTTCCTAAACATGCCTTCTGCT ATGATGACTGGAATTGAGTGTGGACACCGTTTCTGCACTAATTGCTGGACTGAATACCTGACCACCAAGATCATTGACGAGGGGATGGGCCAGACCATCTCCTGTGCCGCTCACTCCTGCTCCATCCTTGTTGATGATCACACGGTCATGAGATTAATTGTTGATCCTAAAGTCAAACTCAAGTACCAGCATCTCATCACTAAAAGTTTTGTTGAG TGCAACAGACTGCTGCGCTGGTGTCCATACCCAGACTGTAACTATGCAATCAAGGTGCAATACCCAGATGTCCGGCCAGTCATGTGCAAGTGCCGCAACGTGTTTTGCTTCAACTGTGGTGAGAACTGGCACGACCCCGTCAAGTGCCACCTGCTGCGCCACTGGATCAAGAAGTGTGACGATGACTCAGAGACCTCAAACTGGATCGCAGCTAACACAAag gAATGTCCCAAGTGTAAAGTGACaatagagaaggatggagggtgTAATCACATGGTGTGTAAGAATCAGAGCTGTAAAGCCGATTTCTGCTGGGTTTGTCTTGGGCCGTGGGAACCCCATGGCTCCTCCTG GTATTCCTGCAACCGTTATGATGAGGATGAAGCCAAGCAGGCCCGGGATGCACAGGAGAAGTCCCGGGCAGCCCTGCAGCGCTACCTGTTTTACTGCAACCGTTACATGAACCACATGCAGTCCCTCAAGTTTGAGCATAAGCTGTATGCCTCAGtcaaggagaagatggaggagatgcaGCAACACAACATGTCTTGGATAGAG GTCCAGTTCCTGAAGAAGGCAGTGGACATCCTGTGTGAGTGCCGGCAGACCCTGATGTTCACTTACGTGTTTGCTTATTACTTGAGGAAGAACAACCAGTCCGTGATATTTGAAGACAACCAGAAGGACGTTGAAAGTGCCACAGAGACGCTCAGTGAGTACCTCGAGAGAGACATAACGCAGGAGAATCTGGCAGACATCAAGCAGAAGGTCCAAGACAAATACAG gtACTGTGATCAGCGGCGGAGAAAGCTGCTGGAACACGTTCACGAGGGTTACGAGAAGGACTGGTGGGAATACTCGGAGCCCTAG